The Puniceicoccus vermicola DNA window GTGGATTGACGGACCGGGGCCCGGGGATGAGGATCTCATCTGCCCTCAGTTCTGGACCAATGAGGTCTTTTTTCGGCATATAAAAGAGAATTCACCCGAGAGGCGTCCGATGATCTATTCTCGGAGTGCGGGATTGGGGTCACACCGCTATCCGTTCTACTTTACCGGCGATACCTTGTGCCAGTTCGAGGTGCTCGAGAGTCAGGTGGAGTATACCCTGCGGGCCGGTCACATCGGGCAATCGATGATGACCCATGATATCGGGGGGCATAAATCCTCGGGATATTACCTCGATCTCGAGCTCTACCTGCGGTGGTTGCAGTGGGGGGTCATGAGTCCGGTTTGTCGATTGCATTCCAGTTACGGTGGCGAGCGCCGCCCCTGGAAGTATGAAAGCGAACTCTGCGAAATCGCCTTCGCCAAAGCGATTCGCTGGCGCATGGAACTGCTGCCTTACTTTTACACCCTCACGTGGGAGAGTTCGCAGACAGGACTTCCGCTTTGTCGAAGTAATCCCTTGGAGGCGCCTGACTGGGAGGAGGGCTATTCGATTTGGGATAGTTATTTCCTAGGTGACCGTATTTACTGTGCGCCCATCGTTACCCCCGGTAGCTGGCGCGATCTACACCTGCCCCCGGGCGAGTGGGTACACATGCTTACAGGCGAATCCTTCACTGGCGACCAGCCTCGGCGCCTTATTTGTGAATTGGACATCTTCCCGGTCTTTGTTCGCAAGGGCAGTATCGTTGTCAAACAAGACTACAGCTTGCGCGCGGGCTTTCTGCCACGCACCCTCTGCGTCGAGCTTCATCCCGCCGGTCCGGGGCATCGTGATACGTTCACACTCTACTTGGACGACGGGATAAGCTGCCGCCATGAGCAAGGGCATTACAACCTCATCGAATTCAGATCCGAGGAAACTGAACAGGGCGTTGCGGTGAATTGGAAATGCGTTCACCGATCTACTGACGTCCCGATGCCCGAACAGATTGTCATCAAAGTCCACGGGGAGTCTCTGAGCCTTGCCGGGGTCGAAGGGGGGCAATCGCTGGATGTAGCCGACGAATCGACAGCAGATGAGAGTGTTTTCCGAATCGAGATGAATGAAATTAGCGAAGCAGAGTCCGTTATAACAATGGCTCGCGGACAGAAGGGATAGAGCCAATGAAGAAATTTCCGAAAGATTTTATCTGGGGCGTTGCCGCCGCCAGCTATCAGATCGAGGGCGGCGTCAATGTAGACGACCGTGGTGAAAGTGTGTGGGATGCCTTTTGCCGATGGGAAGGGAAAGTGGATAACGGAGACACGGGTGAGATCGCTTGTGATCACTACAACCGGTATTCCGACGATGTGAAAATCATAAGGCAAATCGGAGCCCAGGCCTATCGCCTGTCGATCTCCTGGCCGCGGATTCTTCCGGAGGGCACGGGTCGGCTAAACCAGAAGGGGATCGATTTTTACGATAAGGTGATCGATGCCTGCCTTGCCGCCAATATAACGCCATGGGTCACGTTGTTCCATTGGGATTATCCGTTGGAACTCTATTACCGGGGCGGTTGGTTGAACCGTGAAAGCGTTAACTGGTTTGCGGACTATACGGAAGTGATTGTCGATCGATTTTCGGATCGAGTTCAGAGTTGGATGACCCTGAATGAGCCGCAGTGTTTCATTTGGCTGGGACATGGAACCGGTACTCATGCCCCCGGCCTTCAACTCGATATTTCGGATCAATTGCGGGTGACTCACCATGCGCTGATGGCACACGGGAAGGCCACGCAGGTGATTCGGGCCAAGGCAAAGACCACGCCTTCCGTCGGCTGGGCTCCTGTTGGGGTGGTTCGTTATCCGGCTACCGAAGCACCTGAGGATATCGAAGCGGCACGCCGCGCCATGTTCGGTATGTCGGGGACCCATCTGTGGACAAACGCCTGGTTTGGCGACCCGGTTATCCTCGGACATTACCCTGAAGATGGGCTGAGACAGTTCGGGAAGGCAATGCCTCGGTATCACGACGCTGATTTGGAAGTAATGAATCAGCCATTAGACTTCTATGGGGCCAATATCTACAACGGACTGACGGTTCGGGCGAGTGAGGACGCTCCTTTCGAGGAAATGAAGCGCAAGCCTGGCTTTCCTCTGACGATGTATGAGTGGCCAGTCGAGCCTCAGTCTCTCTATTGGGGGCCCAAATTGCTACAGGAACGTTATCAGTTGCCGATTGTGATTACGGAGAACGGTCTAGCCTCAATGGACTGGGTCTGCGAAGACGGGAAGGTTCATGACCCGCAGCGCATCGATTTCCTGTCGCGCTATCTCAAGCAACTTCATCGCGCCATCGAAGATGGTGTCGATGTGCGGGCCTATTTTCAGTGGTCTTTTCTGGATAACCTTGAATGGAACTTCGGCTATAAATATCGACTTGGATTGACCTATGTTGACTATGCGACGCAGGAGCGGACCCTGAAGGATTCTGCGTTCTGGTATCAAAATGTGATCCGCTCGAATGGGCTGATATAGCGGAAGCCTTCACCGATGGATAAATTTGGGGCAGAACCGTATCCAGAATCAGGCGAAAGGATCACTCCACTGCTGCTGAACCGTCGAATTTACTTCTTTGTAGTGGGTGAGTCCCGCCCGTTCAAGGTAGGTCCATCCCGTCAGAAACTCGTCGCCCATTTCGTCTAATCGTGCCTGGAGACGCTTCTCCATCTTGGCCTGGAGAGCGGCGTGCTCCGGTGAGCCGATCAGGTTGTTCATTTGGTAGGGATCGATTTGGTTGTCGTAGAGCAACCAAGGGCCGTCGCTGTTACGAACGTAGGTGTTGCGAGATGAGCGTAGTCCGCGATAGGCTTTCATGCCGTTGTGTAGAATTTCGGTAAACTCGGCCGTGATAGTGAGGAAAGCTGCCTCATCGCCGGTGGGCTGTTCTTCGCCGCGGATGAAAGGCGACCAGTCTCTGCCTTCAACGCTTTCTGGGATCGGCAGGTCGCATAGTCCCAGCAGAGTGGGCATGATATCGGGTGCATCGATGGGTACGGATAGCTCCGATCCCTTCGTTTGTGGCTGGTCTGGCCACCGCAATAGGAAGGGAACACGCACCGACTCATCCCAGGGGAAGAGCTTGGTCTTCAGACCCTGACTCTGGCGCATGTCGCCGTGGTCTGCGGCGAATACGAAAATGGTGTTGTCCGCGATATCGGACTTGTCGATAGCATCCCTTACGGTGGCGAAAGCATCGTCCAGGGCGGCGATGTGGGCATAGTAGCCGCGAAGCTCCGCCTCGGCTTTTTCGCGGAGATGGGACGGAACATTCGGGCGCAGTACGATTTCCCGATTCTTGTAATAGTCTCGATACTTCTCCGGGGCGGTGTGCAGCGGGAAGTGAGGAGGTCCCCACGAAAGCATGAGCAGAAAGGGTTGGTCGTCTTGGGCATGATCAGCGATGTAGTTGGCGGCGTCTTGACTCTGGGCAAACGCGTCATAGCCCTCCCATCGCCGAGGAGTCGGGTCTTCGTTGAAGAAGTAAGGGGAATCGTTGTAGTCGTGGTTGCATTCGAAGCCTTTCCAATACTCAAAGCCCAATTGGTATTCTCGTGGAACGCGCACCTCTCGTCTCCCCAAATGGCCGTCCGGGCTGCCGTAGACGTGCCACTTGCCGATATAGGCAGTTTGGTAGCCGCCGTCGTTGAAGGCCCGGGCTATCGAATAAGCGTTTGGATCCAGTTCGACGTCATTGATGATCACGCCGTGGGTAAGCGGATACTGTCCAGTAAGGAGGCTTGCCCGGTATGGGCAACAGACAGGGCAACCGGCAGTTGCGTTTGTGAAGTTGATCGATTCAGCCGCAAAGCGATCAAGATGGGGGGTGCGGCAGTTGGGGTCGCCGGCATAGCCGGTTGCCTGGCCGCGCCATTCGTCGGCGAAGATGAAAACAATATTTGGTCGTTCGTCGGTCATAGATTGTAGATCGGTTGCCTTTGTGTCGGGAGCAGAAAAATGCATGTAAATGGGACGTTCGGAATCTTTTTGAAACTCTCTGCGGGCTTTCCGCTCGAGCACCCGCTTTTAGTGGCTTGATTCTCTCGATCCTCCATCTCAGGAGAAAATGTATCGGAGTGCTGTCATTTGAGGAGTGCGTCTCATCGTGTTTGACAAATGCGAATTAAGATATGAAAGTGATATATTATCGCCCTGTCCATTGAGAATTTCGACAAATGACTTCAATAGATCACCTGCCGTTAGCCCGAAGAAACCTGTAAAGATGGAGCGTGAGAGAAGAAAGTTCAGCGCCGTTGAGGAAATCGTATGATGGATGGTCCAAATTCGAATCATTTTCCGGTCATATCGTTTTTGCGTAGATGAAATCCATAGAGTTCAGAAGAGGAAGCTGGCTGAAAATGGCGGAAGACAGTAAGCCGAAATTATTTCACAAGGAATTGGAGCCTAAGGCGATCGTTCGCCCTGTTGAAATTTCCACTGCGTTTCAGGGATGTAAGATGGAGGTGGTTGAGATCTTCCGGTCGGGAGAATTGGATATTTGCCTCGGTTTGGATGATGAGGTGATCGTCGATTTTGGTCATCATTTGGTCGGTTACGTGGAATTCTCTTTTCACGTGAACGATCAGCCGACGGATTCCCCGTACGGAATTCAATTTGTTTTTGGTGAAGTTCCTTCGGAAGTAGCCGGTGATTTGGAGGATTACCAGGGGAGTCTTAGTCGCACCTGGATGCAGGAAGAGCGATGCACCATCGACTATCCCTCGGGAAAATTTCAGTTACCCCGCCGGTACGCATTTCGCTATCTTAAAATCAGAAGAATTGCGGGTCCAAAATGGCATCCTTTGTATGTTTCAGCGATTCGCTGTCGCACGGTTACTAGTGCGGATTTTTCAAGAGTGTTCCCTCTGAGAGGTGACGATTCGGAACTTTTGAATCTCGATCAAGTTAGTTTGAGAACGTTGGGAAATTGCATGCAGACTGTTTTCGAGGACGGCCCTAAGCGTGACCGACGCTTGTGGATCGGGGATCTACGGTTGCAGGCATTGAGCAATTACATGACCTTTGGGCAGAACCATTTGGTGAAGCGTTGCCTTTATCTGTTCGCAGCTGTGGTCAATGACAGAGGGCAAGTTCCGTCTAGTCTTTTTGAGTTTCCCACGCCTCATGCCAGCAATGATTATATTGTCGATTACACCGCCCTTTATCCGGTCATCTTATCGGAATATTTCGATGCGACGGGCGATAAGGAAACCGTTCGTGATCTGCAAGAAATCGCCTTTTACCAGCTAGATGTCGTTTTGAATCATGTAGACGAAGAGGGACTCGTTCACTTGCCGGAGAACCAATGGTCCTTTATCGATTGGTGCGACGGTCTGCATAAGCAGGCCGCCATGCAGGGCCTCTTTATTTTTGCGTTGAATTCATGTCTGCGATTTGCCGGTAAATTGCGGTTGTCGGAGCGTGTGAATCAGTTGGAATTGATTCGTGATAAAATGATCAGCGCGGCGGTAAAGCATTTCTATGGCAAAGAGAAGACGCTTTGGTTGAGCGGTCCAGAGGGACAGGTGTCTTTCGCCAGTTGGGCATGGATGACCTTGGCGGGGGTATTGCCTCCGGAACAATCCGCTTTATCGTACAAGGCTCTTTGGGTGGAAGAGGGGGTCGTTCGCCCGAAAGGTCCGTATTTGTACCATTATGTTGTGGATGCTCTCTTTCAGTGCGGCTTGGAAAACGAGGCTCTTCTGTTATTGAAAGAATATTGGGGTGGGATGCTAGCGAAAGATGCGACTACTTTCTGGGAAGTTTATTCTCCCGAGGACGACAAGCTTTCACCCTATAAAGACTATCGTGTCAATAGCTACTG harbors:
- a CDS encoding sugar hydrolase, with amino-acid sequence MAEDSKPKLFHKELEPKAIVRPVEISTAFQGCKMEVVEIFRSGELDICLGLDDEVIVDFGHHLVGYVEFSFHVNDQPTDSPYGIQFVFGEVPSEVAGDLEDYQGSLSRTWMQEERCTIDYPSGKFQLPRRYAFRYLKIRRIAGPKWHPLYVSAIRCRTVTSADFSRVFPLRGDDSELLNLDQVSLRTLGNCMQTVFEDGPKRDRRLWIGDLRLQALSNYMTFGQNHLVKRCLYLFAAVVNDRGQVPSSLFEFPTPHASNDYIVDYTALYPVILSEYFDATGDKETVRDLQEIAFYQLDVVLNHVDEEGLVHLPENQWSFIDWCDGLHKQAAMQGLFIFALNSCLRFAGKLRLSERVNQLELIRDKMISAAVKHFYGKEKTLWLSGPEGQVSFASWAWMTLAGVLPPEQSALSYKALWVEEGVVRPKGPYLYHYVVDALFQCGLENEALLLLKEYWGGMLAKDATTFWEVYSPEDDKLSPYKDYRVNSYCHAWSCTPSYFIRRDAVR
- a CDS encoding sulfatase-like hydrolase/transferase, encoding MTDERPNIVFIFADEWRGQATGYAGDPNCRTPHLDRFAAESINFTNATAGCPVCCPYRASLLTGQYPLTHGVIINDVELDPNAYSIARAFNDGGYQTAYIGKWHVYGSPDGHLGRREVRVPREYQLGFEYWKGFECNHDYNDSPYFFNEDPTPRRWEGYDAFAQSQDAANYIADHAQDDQPFLLMLSWGPPHFPLHTAPEKYRDYYKNREIVLRPNVPSHLREKAEAELRGYYAHIAALDDAFATVRDAIDKSDIADNTIFVFAADHGDMRQSQGLKTKLFPWDESVRVPFLLRWPDQPQTKGSELSVPIDAPDIMPTLLGLCDLPIPESVEGRDWSPFIRGEEQPTGDEAAFLTITAEFTEILHNGMKAYRGLRSSRNTYVRNSDGPWLLYDNQIDPYQMNNLIGSPEHAALQAKMEKRLQARLDEMGDEFLTGWTYLERAGLTHYKEVNSTVQQQWSDPFA
- a CDS encoding GH1 family beta-glucosidase; translated protein: MKKFPKDFIWGVAAASYQIEGGVNVDDRGESVWDAFCRWEGKVDNGDTGEIACDHYNRYSDDVKIIRQIGAQAYRLSISWPRILPEGTGRLNQKGIDFYDKVIDACLAANITPWVTLFHWDYPLELYYRGGWLNRESVNWFADYTEVIVDRFSDRVQSWMTLNEPQCFIWLGHGTGTHAPGLQLDISDQLRVTHHALMAHGKATQVIRAKAKTTPSVGWAPVGVVRYPATEAPEDIEAARRAMFGMSGTHLWTNAWFGDPVILGHYPEDGLRQFGKAMPRYHDADLEVMNQPLDFYGANIYNGLTVRASEDAPFEEMKRKPGFPLTMYEWPVEPQSLYWGPKLLQERYQLPIVITENGLASMDWVCEDGKVHDPQRIDFLSRYLKQLHRAIEDGVDVRAYFQWSFLDNLEWNFGYKYRLGLTYVDYATQERTLKDSAFWYQNVIRSNGLI